The following proteins are encoded in a genomic region of Armatimonadota bacterium:
- a CDS encoding lysophospholipid acyltransferase family protein — MSGEKESLLERIKRAAVIWLLWLISTVIAMTVRFKIDGWDKLIKIRDDGKGGLILPWHGVTILPIYYCRHMGFCSIASVSKDGELQNGILRLRGFKTIRGSSGRHAVRVLLEAIRCLKEGKVLAYTPDGPKGPPKKVQQGTVYMAKRSGCPVLPVGVACKPCKRLHSWDSHMVPMPFSRAVIAFGDPMYVPENMDESKAAEMIEKAINSAEDRANEILAHM; from the coding sequence ATGAGCGGTGAGAAAGAGAGCCTTCTGGAGCGGATCAAGCGCGCCGCCGTCATATGGCTGCTCTGGCTCATATCTACCGTCATCGCCATGACAGTCCGGTTCAAGATCGACGGCTGGGATAAGCTCATAAAGATCAGGGATGACGGCAAGGGTGGCCTGATTTTGCCATGGCATGGCGTGACGATACTGCCGATCTACTATTGCCGTCATATGGGGTTTTGCTCGATTGCGTCGGTCTCAAAGGACGGCGAACTGCAAAACGGCATCCTGCGACTGCGAGGGTTCAAGACCATTCGCGGGTCCAGCGGAAGGCATGCAGTGAGGGTGCTTTTGGAGGCCATAAGGTGTCTTAAGGAGGGCAAAGTGCTTGCCTATACACCCGACGGTCCCAAAGGGCCGCCTAAGAAAGTCCAGCAGGGCACTGTGTATATGGCTAAGCGTTCCGGTTGCCCGGTTCTTCCGGTTGGTGTTGCTTGCAAGCCATGTAAGAGGCTGCACTCATGGGATTCACATATGGTGCCGATGCCTTTTTCGCGCGCTGTGATAGCGTTCGGCGACCCGATGTATGTTCCGGAAAATATGGATGAGTCCAAAGCCGCCGAGATGATCGAAAAGGCAATTAACAGTGCCGAAGACCGGGCAAATGAGATTTTGGCGCATATGTGA